CAGCAGGTGGCGCAGGCGCCCGTTCGAATCGAGTTGCGGATCAGTCATGGCGGGTCCGGGCTATGGATCAGGAAAGGGGAATGGCGTCGTCGGGCGCGGCCAGCCAGCGCTCCACGATCACCGCGGCGGCCACCGCGTCCAGCGCGGCGGCGTCGCGGCGGCGCTTGCGGCCGGCGGCGCGGTCCACCGCGAAGCGTTGCGCGGCCTCGACCGAACTGGAGCGTTCGTCGACCAGCACCACCGGCAGGCGGTAGCGCGTGCCGAGCTCGCGGGCGAAGGCGTGCGCACGCTTGCGGTTGGGCTGGTCGGCGCCGTCGAGGGTGAGCGGGTCGCCGACCACCAGGCCGTGCGGCCGCCATTCGGCGTGCAGGCGGTCCAGTGCCGGCCAGTCCGGCCCCTGCGCGTGCACGTCGATCACCGCCAGCGCGCGCGCGCCGGTGCCGAACGGGCTGCCGACCGCCACGCCGATGCGGCGGTGGCCGACGTCGAAACCGAGCACTGTGCCGTCGCGGCGGATCGTCGCGGGCGCCGGCGCACCAGGCTCAGGCAGGCCGGACTCAGGCATGCCCGCTGTAGTCGGTGAGGCGGAACAGGTCCACGCCGATGCGCCCGGCCGCGGTCTGCCAGCGCCGCTCCAGCGGCAGCTCGAACAGCAGTTCGGCATCGGCCGGTGCGGTCAGCCAGCTGTTCTCGCCCAGTTCGTACTCCAGTTGGCCGGCGCCCCAGCCGGCGCAGCCCAGCGCGACCACCGCGTTGCGCGGGCCCTCGCCGCGCGCCATCGCCTCGAGCACGTCGCGCGAGGTGGTCAGGTACAGGCCGTCGGCGAACGCCAGGCTGGAATCCCAGCCGTGCGCGCCGTCGTGGATGACGAAGCCGCGCTCCGGATGCACCGGGCCGCCGCTGAGCACCACCTGCTCACGCAGCGTGGCGTCGATGGTCTCGATGCCCATCTGCTCCAGCACTTCGCCCAGTGTGTATTCGGAGGCGCGGTTGACCACCACGCCCATCGCGCCGTTTTCGTCGTGCTGACAGATCAGCGCCACGCTGCGGGCGAAGTTGGGATCGGACAGCGCCGGCAGCGCGATCAGCAGTTGGTTGGCCAGAGGCGTGGGCAAAGCGGACATGGCCCCATTCTATCGTCCCTCCCGCGTGCGCGCTGCCCGGGCGACGGCGGGCTGCCATAATCCGCCCGACCGCGGCCGCGACCGGTCGCTCAGGAGCTCGCACGCATGGACACGCCCCCCGACCTGCCACGCCAGACCCGCGCCTTCATCGTGCTGGTGGCCCTGCTGCAGGGCGCGCTGCTGTACCTGGCGCAGCGCGGCGCCGAGAGCGGCCTGTGGCCGTTCGGCTCGCTGGGCGGACAGGTGTGCTGGTACACCCTGGTGCTGACCGTGCCGACCATGACCCTGCTGTCGGTGCGGCACCTGGGCGCGCTGCGCCTGTGGCAGCACACCATCGCAGTGGCGGTGCTGGTGGCGGCCCTGTCCGCCTGGGCGGTGTGGAACGCCACCGGCGCGCCCGGCCTGCGCGCCAGCGAGGTGCTGGGCCCGTTCGGCGCGACCCTGGCGCTGGCGATGTTCGTGCTGCTGCCGTGGCTGCAGTGCCGGCTGCAGCACGGGCGCTGGCAGGCGCCGTACCGCGACCTGTTCGAGCACGCCTGGCAGAACGCGCTGACCCTGGCGCTGGCGCTGCTGTTCTTGGGGATCTGCTGGCTGGTGCTGTGGCTGTGGGGCGCGCTGTTCACGCTGGTCAAGCTGACCCTGTTCCGCGACCTGTTTCGGCAGACCGCCTTCGTCTATCTGGCCACCGGCACCATGTTCGGCCTGGGCATCCTGATCGGCCGCACCCAGCAGCGCGCGGTGCAGGTGATGCGGCAGATCCTGTTCGCGATCTGCACCGGGCTGCTGCCGCTGCTGGCATTCGTGGCGGTGCTGTTCGCGCTGAGCCTGCCGTTCACCGGCCTGCAGCCGCTGTGGGAAACCCGTGCGGCAGCCAGCATCCTGGCCGCCGTAGTGGTCACGCTGGTGGTGTTCGTCAATGCGGTGTACCAGGACGGCACCGCCGACGCGCCCTACCCGGCCTGGCTGCAACGGGTGATCGACGCCGGGCTGTTGAGCCTGCCGCTGTACGCGGGGCTCGCGCTGTACGCGCTGTGGCTGCGCATCGCGCAGTACGGCTGGAGTATCGAGCGCTTTGCCGGCGTGCTGGTCGCGGTGGTCGCCTGCGGCTACGCATGCGGTTATGCCTGGGCGGTGCTGCGCCCGGGCGCACGCTGGCTGCAGCCGCTGGCGCCGGTGAACCGGGTGTTGTCGTGGGTGGTGATCGGCCTGGCGCTGGCGACCAGTTCGCCGCTGCTGGACCCCTACCGCCTGGTCGTCGGCGACCAACTGCAGCGCCTGGCCGATGGCCGCACCAGCGCCGCGCAACTGGACCTGGCCTACCTGCGCTTCGACAGCGGCCGCCGTGGCTACCGCGCGGTGCAGGCGCTGCGCGAGGTGCCCGCGTTTGCCGACGATCCGGTGCAGCGCGAGCGCCTGCAGCGGATGCTGCAGCGCCAGAAGCGCTGGGGCGACGAGGACGACGAAACGCCGCGCAGCGACGATCCGCTGCAGGTGCGCCAGCGCATCGTGCTGGCCGCCGGCAGCGCGGATCCCGACGCCGCATGGTGGCAGGCGCTGCTGGCCGGGCGCATCGAGGACGCCAACTGTCGGCGCGCGTACGCGCACTGCGTGGCGCTACGCCGCGACCTGGACGGCGATGGACACGAGGACGTGCTGCTGTGCAATGCCAGCGTCGGCTATGGCGTCGAATGCCGCATCCACACCGACCCGGGCAGCGGCTGGCGCGACGTGGCGCGGACCCATTTCTTCCCGCGTCATGGCGACAACGCCGAGGCGCTGTACCAGGCGCTGCGCGACGGCAAGCTGCAGGTGCTGCCGCGGCGCTGGCCCGACCTGCAACTTCCCGGCACCCAGCGGACCGAGCTGTACCCCGCCGACCCCAACGACCAGACCGACTGACGGACACCCGCCGCATGAGCAGCTATTGCGATATCGCCCCTGGCCATCCGGTGCATGGCCACTACCACGACCACGAGTATGGCGTGCCGCAACGCACCGAAGCCGACCTGTTCGAGCGGCTGGTGCTGGAGATCAACCAGGCCGGGCTGAGCTGGGAGCTGATGCTGAAGAAGCGCGCGGGTTTCCGCGCCGCCTACGCCGGCTTCGACGTGGACACGGTGGCGGCCTTCGGCGAGGCCGACGTGCTGCGCCTGCTCGGCGATGCCGGCATCATCCGCAACCGGCTCAAGGTGCAGGCGGCGATCCACAACGCGCAGGTGATCCAGGGGCTGCGGGCCAGCCACGGCAGCTTCGCCGCGTGGCTGGACGCTCAGCATCCGCGCAGCAAGGCGGAGTGGATCAAGCTGTTCAAGCGCACCTTCCGCTTCACCGGCGGCGAGATCACCGGCGAGTTCCTGATGAGCCTGGGCTACCTGCCCGGCGCGCACCGCGAAGACTGTCCGGCGTTCGCGCGCATCGCGCAGTTGGATCCGCCGTGGATGCGCGCCGGCTGAGGCCGACGGCACGCGAGAGTCGGCACGACGCCGCCTTGGCGCGGCCTGCACGAGAACTGCACGACAGCGACGGCATGGTCGGCGCATGGCTTTGCGCATCGGCATTTCCGGCTGGCGCTACCCGCGCTGGCGCGGCGTCTTCTACCCGTCCGAGCTGACCCAGCGGCGGGAGCTGGAATATGCCGCGCGATGCTTCCGCTCGGTGGAACTCAACGGCTCGTTCTATTCGCTGCAGACCCCGAAGAGCTACACCGCCTGGCATGACGCCACGCCACGCGGCTTCGTGTTCGCGGTCAAGGGGCCGCGCTTCGTCACCCACCTGAAGCGGCTGCGCGACTGCGAGCAGCCGCTGGCCAATTTCTTCGCCTCCGGCCTGCTCGCATTGGGCCCGAAGCTGGGTCCGCTGCTGTGGCAACTGCCGCCGTCGCTGGCCTTCGATCACGACCTGCTGGATGCCTTCCTGACGCTGCTGCCGCGCACCAGCGAGGCCGCCCTGGCGCTGGCGCGCAAGCGCGACACTGCGCGCATGCGCGAACGCAGCGTGCTGCGGATCGACCGCAACCGGCGCCTGCGCCATGCGCTGGAAGTGCGCCACCCCAGCTTCGCCACGCCGGAGGCGGTGGCCTTGCTTCGGAAACATCGGGTGGCGCTGGTGCAGGCCGACACCGCCGGCAAGTGGCCGTATCTGGAAGACGTGACCGCCGATTTCCTGTACCTGCGCCTGCACGGCGATGCGCAACTCTATGCCAGCGGCTACGACGACAAGGCGCTCGACGCCTGGGCCAGGCGCATCGACGCCTGGCACCGCGGCGGCGAGCCGGCCGACGCACAGCGAGTCGGTCCTCGCGCCCCGACGCGGGTGCGCCGCGACGTGTACTGCTATTTCGACAACGACATGAAGGTACACGCGCCGTTCGACGCGCGGCGCCTGGCGCAACGGCTGGGCGTGCCGACGCCGTGCCCGGCGCGCGGCGACAGCGACAGCGACAGCGACAGCGAGGATTGAGCGGCCCGCTGTGTCGGAACTGCACGTCACGCCAGGGCGCTGTCCGACCGCTATCGCGTAGGAGCGGCTTCAGCCGCGACGCGGTGTTACCGGCCGTGCCCGTCGCGGCTGAAGCCGCTCCTGCGCACTGCCTTTCGTCGTGATGAAAGAATCGCGGACGTCACGCCTGCACGTGCCTGCCTCTTCCATCGTGTTCAAAGACGCGCTGCCGACGCACTGGGCGGGCCAGGCGCCGTGCTCCAGTGCCGCCGCATCAGCCCGCCAGCCGCGCCTGCCAGAACGGCGCCTGCGCCCAGCGCCGCTCGCGCGCGTACAAGGCCCCGCGTTCGCGCAGGTAGGCGCGGAAGCGCGCGAACACGCCGTCCTGGTACGCCGCCAGCGGTGCCGGGCCAGCGCCTTGCAGATGCGCCGCCAGCGCATGCGCGGCCGCCTCGCCGTCCTGCAAGGCCTTGACGATGCCGTGGGCGGTCAGCGGATCGTAGGCGCTGGCCGCGTCGCCCACCGCCAGCCAGTCGGCGCCCACCACGCGACTGAGAATCGCCGACGGCCCCAGCGCCGCGATCAGGCCATCAGCCTCGGGCGCGCGCGCCGCGCCCTGCGCCAACCACTGCGCGACATGCCGGGTCTGCTGCGCCGCCGCCAGCCACACGTCGCGGTCCAGGAAGTGCCGTTGCCGGCGCGGCTCCAGCGCCAGGGCCAGCATCAGCCGCTGGTCCGGCAACTTCGCCGCATACCACCAGCCGTCGGCGCAGGCCTCCAGCAAGGCCTGCGACGGAATCGCCTCGGCCTGCTCCAGCGCGAACACGCCGGCGACGAAGGCCAGGCAGTCCACCTCGTTGCGGGCAACGCCCAGCCGCCGCACGGCTGCGGCGGCGATACCGCTGGCATCCACCAGGAACCCGGCGCGCAGTCGGCGCACGTCGCCCTGCTCGCCTTGCAGCTCCAGCACGTGATCGCCATCGGCGGCGCGGCCGACCGCGCCCAGGCGCAGGCCGCGCAACAGCCTGCCGCCCTGCGCTGGCACCGCCGCGGCCAGCATCGCGTCGAAGGCGGCGCGGTCCACGTGCCAGCCCTTGCCCTGGCCGGCGACGATGAAATCGTTGTAGCCCAACTCCGGCCGGCCCCAACTGGCGCAACTGCCGGCCGAGGCCAGCGGCCGCTGCGCCAGGAACGCCTCCCACACGCCCAGCCGCTGCAGCGCCGCGCTGGCGGTCGGCGCCAGCGCCTCGCCCAGCCGCCAGCCCGCCGCGCGACCCATGTCCACCACGACCACGTCCTCGACCCCGCGCGCGGCCAGCGCCAGCGCGGTGGCGCAGCCGGCGGCGCCGCCGCCGACGATCACCACGGCGTGGCGAGCGTCGCCGGCAACCGCGTCACCCGGACGAAGCAAGCCCTTCGGCCTCGGTACTGGGGCACTTCGGCTTCGCCGCGGACGTGAAGGCGGGTACGTCCGCCATCGGCCAGGGCGCCACGAATTCCTTGCCCGGGTCGAACCCGCTCGCCACTTCCAGGAACATATCCGGCGGATAGTCGGGCATGCCGTTCGGTGCGGCGATCTGGTTGCCGCTGATCAGGAAGCCGACCTTGGCCCAGTTGGCGACGAAATCCTCGTAGCACTGGAAGCGCCCGGCCTGCGCCGGATAGTCGCTGTCGGTGCCGGCGCCGCGCACCGAGTAGACCTGTGACCCCAGGTACCAGGTGTCGTCGTCCGGATCGACCTGGCACAGCGCCGCCGGGTACACGGCGAATGGCCGCTCCGCCGGCCACGACCAGAACAGGGTATTGTTCGGATTGACCGTCTGCTGCCCGGGATTGGGATCGGGCAGATGGGTGGCGCAGGAGTTGTAGTCGGTATGCCAGGGCACCGACATGAATTTGGACAGATCGCCCGGCTCCACCGGATGCGTTTGCAGCGGCACATAGCCGAAGCTCAGGAACGCGCTGTCCTTGCTCGCCTTGCCGTAGTCCAGCGGCGCCTGGTTGATGCGGAACGGACCACAGTCCTTGGCCTGCCAGTCCTGCACGTAGAGGTTGACGTCGCGGATCGGGAACGACACCTCGATGCCGGGGCTGTAGCGGCCGCCCAGGCAGTTCTGCAGCGTGGCGCGATCCAGCGCTTCGCCCGGCCCCAGCGTCGGCGCGCCCACCTGCACGTAGTTGTTGCCGTGCCACTGGCTCAGCAGGAAGTACTGGGTGGAACTGACGCTGAGGAAACTCTTCTGCGCATCGCCCAGCGACAGCGGCATCATCGGCGAGCCGGTCTCGGTGTCCGCAGCGGAAGCCGGATCGCGGATCAGCGTCTTCAGGTTGGGAATCTTGGCGCCCGGATCGTCGGTGGGCTGGATCTGCCCGATCGTGTCGTGGCCCTTGATCGCCCCCGACGGCAGATTGGTGTTCCACCGCTGCAGCATCGCCGCGTGGAAGATCGGCTGGATGTCGTCGCTGAAGGACGGCTTATAGGTCGGCAGGAACCCGCCGTTGGCGTACAGCGACGGCACCAGGCCCAGTGTACGTACCCACACGTCGTAGACGTCGTCCCAGGTGGACACCACGTTGCGGGTCTGCGGCGCATAGCCCGGATCGCCGGTGACATACCACGCGCCCTGCACGCTGGCGGTGCTGCCGTCGGTGAAGAGCAACACGGCATTGACCGGGCCATCGGCGGCATCGTCGTACCACAGGCCGTTCTCGGTCGGGTCGCCCAACTCCGGATACTTGCCGTCGGCCCCGATCACCGCCGAGGTCCGGGCGAAGCCGCCGGCCACGATCAGCGCGCCGTTGGCCTCCACGCGCATGTCGCCCAACGAATCGAGCTTGCCGAGCGGTTCGTGCAGCGTATGGAACATCGAGGGGAAGCTGACCGGATAGGCCGGCTGCTGCTGGATCGTGCCGCCGGCATCGGCGTAGCTGGCGGTGGTGGTCATGTCGAAGGCGACCACGCTGCTGCCCGCGGCGGCGGCGCTGAGTGCGCGCGGGCCAGCATCGATCACCAACTGCCGCAACCGCGTCGGATCGTTGGGATCGGCCGGATTGGCCGCATCGGGATAGTTCGGGTTGCGCAGTTCCAGCAAGCCGGGCTCCTCGTAGGCACCGATGCCGCGGAACTGGCCGCCCTGGCTCACCGTCGAATAGTTGTTGAGCTTCTTGTTGGCCAGGTGCACGGTCCAGACGATGTCCTTGACCGTCTTGCCGTCGATCGTGCTGCCCACGTCCACGCGCACGCCGCCGCCGTTGGGATAGGTGCCGGAACTGCCGCTGGGGTAGGCGTAGATGTGGAAGCGCGCGGCCTGGCGCTTGACGTTGCCGTCGGCGTCGCGGAATTGCGCGGCGGTGATCGGCGTGGATTCGGTCTCCGGCTGCACCGGCAGTCCGCCGAACCGGCCGTCGGCATCGCGGGTACCGGCCGCGGTGACCGGCGCGAGATAGAACTCCTGGCTGTCGCCGACGCGGCCGATGCCGATCGCCGGATGCACGCGAAACACGTTGCTGGTCATGGTGACTTGCTCCTGATCCGGGTGAGAGGGACGCGCCTCAGCGCGGCGTGGCCGGCCGCGCCGCCGGCGGTGCCTTCTGCGGCAACTGCGCCTGGAAGTAGTCGTTGATCACCACGTGGCTGATGTTGACGTTCAGCCCCGGCAACGACTGCGCGCGCGGATCGGGCGAGATCACCTGGGTGGTGTTGTGGCAGGCGAAGCAGTTGTTCTGCGTACTCTGCACCTGGGTGAAGGTCTCGATGGTGGAGTTGGACAGCTTGATCGAGCCGGTGAGCAGCGGCGGCGCACCTGCGGGTGTCGGCGTGGGAATGCATTCCAGGGCCGAACCCGGTTGGAACGTGCAGTTGGGCGCCAAGGCATCCTCGGCGACGAACCAGATCGCGCCGACCTCGAAGTAGTTCTTCCACACGTCGTTCAACTGGCCCTGCACCGACGCGTTGATCGACTGGATGTTGGCGATGTTGCAGTCCTGACCGCTCGGGCACGGCTTCTGCCCGCCAAACGGCACCATGCGGCACACCTGCGTGACCGGGCTCAGGGTCTGCGTCTGCGCGTTCAAGGTCAGCGCACCGGCACCGGCCGCGTTGACGTTGCATTGCTTCATCGGCGTGCCTGCCTGGTAGAACGTCCAGTCCTTTGCGGAAACGACGTCGTTGGGCAGCATTTCCTCCGCCGGCTTCGGCAGGTCCGGCGCGTTGTCCTGGTGCTCGAACGTGGCCCAGATCATCTCCGGATGGCCGTTGACCGTACCGCCGATGTGGAAGCCGACCAGCGCCACGGTCTGGGTCTCGGTATCGCTGGTGGCGACGATCTTGCCCTTGCGCATGCCCAGCTTGGCGATCGTGGCCTGTCGGGTATAGAACGTGGACACGTCCTCGCCCGGCTGCACCACCTTCCATGCCGCCTTCAGGGTCATGCTGCCGACCGGGAAGGGCGTCTTCGGATCGAAGGCACGCAACGCCTTGGGATCCTGCAGGTGATTGCTGGCCATGAACTGGCCGAACACGTCGTTGGAATGGATCGAGTAATAGACCGCGCGCCCATGCCGGTCCACCAGCACGCCATCCGGGCCTGCCTGATCGATCAGCTCCACCGTGCGCGCCTGCTGCGAGCGACCGATCAGCGGATCGAGCACGCCGTTGGCGACGCCGCCGATGCCGTCGCTGGGCATGGTCAGGAAACGCGGCTGCCCGCCCACGTCCTGGGTCAACCACAGGAAAGCGTTCCACGACCACTGATGGAAGGCGCAGTTGCTGCTGGACTGGAAGCCCGCCGAATCCGGTGCCGGCGTCTGCGCATGTGGAAACCATGATGGCGCTGGCGCCGCCGGTGGCGCGCACGCCGCTGCGCTCGGCGCCGGCCCTGGCGCGGGCCCCGGCGTGGGCGTACCGACACCGCTGCCGGGCTTCGGCCCGGACCCCGGATTCACGGCAGAACATGCCGCGACCACCACACAGACCAATGCCGCGAATCCCATCGCACGTTTCATCGCACTGTCCTCGTTCCGTGGAAAAGCTGTAGGCGCCGGCATCCGCCGCAGTGCACCGGACAGGCGGCACCGCGCCGCCGCGCAGGCGCGGCGTCGAACATCGTGGTCATGTCGTGCAGGTGGATCGCGCTCCCCGCGATCGCATGCGCCGTCTGTGCGCACTCACCCTTTCTTCGACATCAGCATGCGCTGCGTCACACTTGGACAGCAAGACAATTCCGTAGACACCGCGGAGATTCCGTAGACAGTTGCCGTGCTGCGCGGCGACTGTCGCGCGCAGCAAGGCGCGACGGTGCGTCGTTGGCCTGCAGCCAGTGCATGCAGGTCATGCGTAACCAGATGCGGTGCGTGCAGATCGCGAGACGTTCGCGCCTCCGTGAGGAACACCTGCGTGCGGCGATGCGCACGTCGCCGATCGCGCGACGGCGACCGGCCGTGGACTCACACGCCCATGTAGCGCCCGGCGCGATGGTTGAACATCAGCACCAGGCTCAGCACCACCGCGCCGATCGCCGAGTACAGCACCTGTTGCGGCGCCAGCAGCCAGAACGCCACCGCCATCAGCGCCGCGTCGAAGCTCATCTGCACCTTGCCCGCGCTCCAGCCGCGGCTGCGCTGCAGGTAGACCGCAAGGATGCCGACGCCGCCCAGGCTGGCGCGGTGGCGGATGAAGAACAGGATGCCGAGCCCGACCAGCGCGCCGCCGACCAGCGCCGAGAACAGCGGCGTCATCCTCGCCCACTGCGCCCAGCGCGGCAGCAGATCGGTCAGCAGGCCGCAGGCGGCGACCGCGACGAAGGTCTTGAGGGTGAATTCCCAGCCCATGCGCCGCACCGCCAGCCAATAGAACGGCAGGTTGACCAGCACGAACATCAGGCCGAAGTTCCAGCCCAGCGCGTAGTGCAGCAGGAAGGCCACGCCGGCCATGCCGCCGATCATCAGGCCGCCATGGGCGAACACCGCCAGCCCCAGCGAGGCCACCAGGGTCGCCAGCACCATCCCCTGCACGTCCTCAGCCACGCTGTGGCGCAGCGCGCGCGCATCCTGCACGGTGCCGGCCGAATCCGGCGGCGGCGTCAGCGGTCCAGCGGTGACGACGGTGCCGTCGTCGGGCAATGGGTCCAAGTCCAAGTCCGGACGCAGATCGGAATCGGGAAGGCTCACGGGAGGGGCACAGCGTGGGGGGCGGTATTAGACACCAGCCAGGCAGTGGTTGCACATGAAACTTTGATGGCGACCTGCACGACTGCAGAGGAATGGACGAACGCGCAGCCAGCCCTCGCCGGGCCCACTGCCGTCCTAGCGAGCCGGCAAGTCGACCTCGATGTGATGCGGCGACCCCACGATCGCCATCACCATTCCCACCACCACCAGCAGCGCCACCGGCCCGGCGATGGCCAGCCACGTCCACGTCCAGGCAGTGAAGCGTTCGGCGGCGCTGCGCGGCAGGCCGCGCGCCTGCTTGAACCGCGCCAGGCGCTGGTTGACCAGCAGGAGCGGCGTCCACGTCAGCAGCGTCAACAGCGACAGCGCCGACGGCCACGCGCCCAGCAGGCTCAGGCAGACATAGGCCAACGCTGGCCCGAGCCAGCCGACCAGCACGCCGCGCTGCGCGCCGATGGTGCGTTCAAGCCCGCGAAAGCAGGCGAACACCCAGATCAACGAGAACACCGAACGCCACACCGGCGAGATGCGCCGGCGCCCGGACAGCAGGCGCAAGGCGCGCCAGTTGCGGTAGAACCAGTACAGCGCATACCAGCCGAAGCTGGTCGCGCACAGCAACGCCAGCTTGGCCGTCGAAGGCGCGAACAGCATGGACAGAGGGTCGGCGGTCGCCGCAGCGCTCTCGGTGTCGGGCAGCGTGGCGACGGGAGCGGCGTAGGGGTTGTCTGTTTGCATGGATGACATTCTGGCTCACCGTACCCTCATCCGCCCCTTCGGGGCACCTTCTCCCGAGGGGAGAAGGAACGGCAAAGCCCCTCTCCCCTCGGGAGAGGGGTTGGGGTGAGGGTACGGCGCGAAGCGTCTCGCAGCGCCAGGACGCACGAGGCTTCGCCCGCACCCTCATCCGCCCCTTCGGGGCACCTTCTCCCGGCGGGAGAAGGAACGGCTAAAGCCCCTCTCCCCTCGGGAGAGGGGTTGGGGTGAGGGTAAGGCGCGAAGCGTCTCGCAGCGCCAGGACGCACGAGGCTCCGCCCGTACCCTCATCGGCCCCTTTGGGGCACCTTCTCCCGAGGGGAGAAGGAACGGCTAAAGCCCCTCTCCCCTCGGGAGAAGGGTTGGGGTGAGGGTACGGCGCGAAGCGTCCCGCCGAACCAAGACCACGAGGCTCCGCCCCACCCCTCATCCGCCCTGCCGGGGCACCTTCTCCAGACGGGACAAGCGGAACCGTCAGCGCACCGCCACGGCGCGGCGCTGCCGCTTGTCCGCGTACATCTCCGCATCCGCGCGGGCGAGCAGTTCCTCCAGCGCTTCCGCATCCAGATCCCGCAGGCTGCACAGCGCCAGGCCGAAGCTGGCCGACAGGGCGGTGGCGAAGCCGTCGTCGTCGCCGGGTTTGGCCAGCGCCCCACGCAACGCGTCGATCAGCGCGTCCGCCCGCTCCGGCGTGGTCAGCGGCAGGTACAGCGCGAATTCGTCGCCCCCGCGGCGCCCCAGCAACTGGCCCGGCCGCAGGCAGCGCCGGCAGCGTTTGACGAAGGCGCGCAGGGCGGCATCGCCGGCGGCATGTCCGAACTGGTCGTTGATCGCCTTGAGGTTGTCCATGTCGGCGACGATCACCGCCAGCGGACGCGGGTCCTGCGCGGCCACTTGCAGATCGTTGAGTACCTGCTCCAGGAATCCGGTCCGCGACAGCGCCCCGGTCACCGGATCGCGTACCAGCGCATGGCGCAGCCGCGTGTTGTCGGCGTAGAGCCCCGGGACCGCGAGTCCGAAGTAGCTGTTCGCCGCCAGGCTGATCATGGCGAACTGCAGCGCCAGCGCCTGCGCCTCAAGCCGCAGCAAGGGCGTGGCCAGGGCGATCAGCAGGCTGAAGGCGGCGATCGCCACCAGCGCCTGCAGCATCCCGTGGGTATGCACGATCCACAACTGGATCACCACCACCACGAACAGCGCGAACACCACCGCCGGCTGCCGCGGCAACGCGGCGGCCAACCCCATCACCGCCAGGGTGACGCCGAGCAGCAGCGCCAGCTTGACCAGATAGCCCGACACGCTGCCGGTGGGCGCGATCATCCCCGAGAAGCGCGGGATGCCCGGCTGCGGCACGATCCGCAGCGCCTCGGCCAGGCGCAGCACCGCGACGATCGCCAGCGGGCCGAGCGCCAGCAGGCCGGCGTAGTCGCCGATCGCCCATGGGATCGACTGGGCAAGCAGGGTCGGCAGATCGATGGCGCCGGTGACGGCCAGCCCGGCCCCGCCCAGGCAGGCGGACAGCAGCGCGGCCACGCCGCCACCCAGGATGAAGGAGGTGACCACGCGCGGCAGGCTGGTCGAGGACACGCCACGGCCGACCCGGCGCAGCAGCCAGGCCAGCCCACCCCAGATGCAGAACTGTTGCGCGGTGAACAGCAGCGCATAGGCCAGCACCGCACGGTCGGGGACGGCCGCGTGGTCGCTCG
This genomic stretch from Xanthomonas sacchari harbors:
- a CDS encoding diguanylate cyclase, encoding MTGRDAEAPFRTRAAAPRRPGALVLLSAVLVVAWLAVFDLARVLGYQPHTSLWFPPVAVTLATFMVLGWRGAPAIATACVLATLLSFYRASDHAAVPDRAVLAYALLFTAQQFCIWGGLAWLLRRVGRGVSSTSLPRVVTSFILGGGVAALLSACLGGAGLAVTGAIDLPTLLAQSIPWAIGDYAGLLALGPLAIVAVLRLAEALRIVPQPGIPRFSGMIAPTGSVSGYLVKLALLLGVTLAVMGLAAALPRQPAVVFALFVVVVIQLWIVHTHGMLQALVAIAAFSLLIALATPLLRLEAQALALQFAMISLAANSYFGLAVPGLYADNTRLRHALVRDPVTGALSRTGFLEQVLNDLQVAAQDPRPLAVIVADMDNLKAINDQFGHAAGDAALRAFVKRCRRCLRPGQLLGRRGGDEFALYLPLTTPERADALIDALRGALAKPGDDDGFATALSASFGLALCSLRDLDAEALEELLARADAEMYADKRQRRAVAVR
- a CDS encoding MFS transporter, which gives rise to MQTDNPYAAPVATLPDTESAAATADPLSMLFAPSTAKLALLCATSFGWYALYWFYRNWRALRLLSGRRRISPVWRSVFSLIWVFACFRGLERTIGAQRGVLVGWLGPALAYVCLSLLGAWPSALSLLTLLTWTPLLLVNQRLARFKQARGLPRSAAERFTAWTWTWLAIAGPVALLVVVGMVMAIVGSPHHIEVDLPAR
- a CDS encoding YitT family protein, with the translated sequence MPDDGTVVTAGPLTPPPDSAGTVQDARALRHSVAEDVQGMVLATLVASLGLAVFAHGGLMIGGMAGVAFLLHYALGWNFGLMFVLVNLPFYWLAVRRMGWEFTLKTFVAVAACGLLTDLLPRWAQWARMTPLFSALVGGALVGLGILFFIRHRASLGGVGILAVYLQRSRGWSAGKVQMSFDAALMAVAFWLLAPQQVLYSAIGAVVLSLVLMFNHRAGRYMGV